A window of Nicotiana sylvestris chromosome 8, ASM39365v2, whole genome shotgun sequence genomic DNA:
ATGTCAACTTCAACTACTAAACTCGAAACTGAATAGAAAAATTCAATGGAAGAGTCTCTCTGTTGTTTTGGATGTCAACTCTTTTAAAAACAAACTCTTGTAAGTCTCAAATGATGTCCCTATTCTATCTCCTTTTCTGATTCTTTATGTTGCTGAAAACTAAAGGGAGATCGATTTTTGGGAGGTTTTTGAAGGCTGAAAACTGTCTAAAACCCCTCTCCTCTCTTTGTGATTGTTCTTGTTGCTAAAATTACAGGGAAATAGATTTTAGAGAGGTTTTTGAAGCACTGAAACTTTTGAGTTTTTCCAGCCCCCATTTTTTGATTCCCTCCTCCTTTTATATCCTTATAGAAAGGAAGAAAACTCCTTTAAAGACAGGCTGCTCAGGGCTTAAAATAAGCCTTAAAGGCTGTCATCTCCACTTAGGGTTGTCTAGGCATGGGGTTTCTTCTACTTTAAACTGCTGAAATTCAGAAAAGGAGTGGATACCCTGCtgtacagcaggttccactacCATTTTCATGTGCATCTTCAGCCTTTTATTATTAAACTCACTTTACACCTGACTTCTCATCTGTAAAGATGTCAGCCAGGGTGTATTTGCACTATAGACCACTCTAATGGTTCAACCCATACTCAAACTGGCAGTCCACTTAACTTAAACTCTgaaattttcattaaaattgcagctataaccaatccttaagtggtTCTTGATTCAACTGAACAGGCTAAACACAGTGTAATCAATTCTAAAAAGCCTCAGTAAACAAGTAAACAATACGAGTCAGATTAATACCATtccaaactgaaactaattgatgaCATGTATCGAATCAACTATGTGAATTACAACGCGCACAAATCAATAGCAGATAACCAAACTTGAACAAACACAGAATATGATTTCATGTTGACAGGCACGGGGATTTGTGGAAAACTTAACTGATTGATGGAACTTATTCGACTCGATTGAACAAACTGTAATTATACGTAATAAACACACAGAAACAAATTCGATCAAATAAAGATCTGGGTGAGATGGACAGAATAGTTGACACAATTGGAAACAGATCAAACTGACATTCAAGCATACAAACAAACATTAACATAACAAAACAACATGGAATgaacaaaaaaaataagaagaaataccTTAAAGGGTTAAAAATCAGATGACCATGTCTTggattttgaatcgaacctcttttggggttgaacggactttaattgaagtgttctcaactgagaacacttcgattaaggtctattagaccccaaccttctcATTTAAATGGACAAAAACCTCAGATtccggatttctagggttcttagggcGGATTTGGGACTCGGGGTTTTctagttagattcggaccaaaccaagcttggtttggtcacgagggaggtcagggggggttcctggtatggatttggggggGTTTGGCATGGGTTagggtccggctcgaatcttcaaacgaagattcgagacggtgggggaagattcgagaaccATGGCTTGTGGATCTGTGTTTAGGGGGTCGAGGTGTActaggggtgttagtctgggggtcaccggcgttgtttccgccgggtttacggtgaggggaaaggggggcggcgctagggttctaaggggTTTGGGTTCGGTGAGGGAGACGAAGAGAGGAGAGGGGTCTGGCTTACGCCGCGGGGTGAAGGGGgcaggcttatatacggggtgagtggtttgatcttggccgttggatcatcgatgatcaacggccttgatctTTCCACTTAAAAGGGACGACATCATTTTGGTCTCTGTGGGGATTGGGTCGAGGATGGTGCTGGGTCGGGTTGGTTGAGATGGGTTAGGGtttgtgatcttggccgttgataattctgagatcaacggcccagatcaagcataatcaagacgacgtcgtttggacgtccctgAGGCTAACTGATCTGGACCGGACAACACAAATGCTTTGGGCCCAATTTTGGGTCCAATTTGAAATGGCCCAAACCCAATTTTATCCAATTCaacttatttcttttcctttcccataaaaatccgaatttacaaaattctaaaaataatataagaaatataaaaaatcaaaattatatcACAAGACACCAATTGATTTTttagtaataattaacacacaatataagatattaattaaacaaaaatcaacctTTAAACGATAAAACGAAAAAATTaacaagacaaatatttttgtgattttttattcattcaaaaACCAAATATGACTTTAATTAATTCATAATAGTAGCACAAGATCCCAGCTTTATAcgcgacatatatttttgtattttcaattgataaaactaaacaatcacagataaaaaatacaaaaatgccaagcaaattcacaaaaaattgtacaacaaaaccatttgttttatttttcgagtttcttttggagtaattgtcgcgtagacaaaaatcacgtgctcacagctgcccctctttgcccgaaaacatgcgaggttttcgtgcaaagataaagtgagctgatttgagcgattttggcccgttggactactccgtgtgaagcgcaTTTTTTggaagatttgaccgaatctttgcttcaaagatttcctacatatcctgggctaaacaggaatcaggtcaatgtagttcgggaaactttgatagttgggactaccatgggattgcaatgcttactgttactgctgtcgctgttgccactactgctttactgacttccttattacaaccaaagaaaattgaaactgaactaactacttatgtctgccaaccgctagttacaagattcctatctataacttttttgcaacttgatcttgggtcttagctgattctacttgtagacttcgatctgaatcttgatgctcgcaagttgtaggtgcttgtttatttctgcagtattgagtgaaacgggattggcggagctcgggaatttgatcaaatttttgagcgacctgccctttgtttgttccaatatttgggaacatcttctttttgttctttttcttcttttctttattctggattgagactcatcccgtagatcatctcgatccatgcgcctcgaggtcagacctgctgagacaacaaaacaaacgaacgaaattttctgccccagtttcactaggaaaatttcgtgagttaattgtcatgaaaatttacagaACTGATGAGGGAATTGGAAAAGTCTAGTCTAAAAGGCGCAACTAgggctgctcggtgggccgggcctgaaccggaccggaccgggcccgcggtcctaacgggcctggtgggcctggtgggccggtcctggtggtCCTCCTAAGCCCGTCACGGGCCGATCTTCAtggttgagcccacgagcccaggaccgtttagcccgggaccgtcaggcgggcctggcgggcctggcgggcccaacggctatttttttttttttaaaaaaaatttaaaattctccaacggccatatttaaaatctagccgtttgggctgaaaatatgaccgtttttaagtttaaaaaatggccatttggcccccaaactttattttaaccccaaactttatataattacacttttccccatttctcaactataaataccccctcattctttcatttttattcaccaattcatcaatatctctcaatatctctcaatctctctactacaattacttaatttattgttgaaatttcgtgaaaaattgtgaagttgttgaattgaagttttcaagtgttcaacgattttcaattttcaagaagttgttcggcaatccggtaaactcgtttcaactcttacgtttttagaatatatttttgtgtggtttagtttgcataattataattaatatggcatttactttgaaaaaaatgtttggtaaaggaaaagataaaaccggtgaaagtagtggccaaccaactacccttcccccggctccccgacctagaaaagataagcaagttgaaagtagtcgccaacctagacgtcctcctccttccgtaattcttgatagtgatcacccttgttttcaatttaccgatagtgaattttatcataatgttgcaccaggtgaaagattagatgatgaaattatgaatgctctttatcctaatgaaaccatcttagaaaataatgaggaaaatgaggatgatgatgaaacccaagcaccggatttagatgatacacctactagtcctcttaataacccaactgatgcaccggtcgacccacctgtagaaactcctacttttaatagagaacctgctaaacgcctagaaacatcattagtttggaatttttttactcaagtaagagaacaaaataaggctaagtgtaaaacttgtgggaaattaatggtgcataaatatactggagaccgtagcggcacgggtagtttgactaggcacataaatcctcatttttggtattcaaatatttataaggctttagatctttcaaatgaggaaattgcgacacttgcagatgcaaaagcttcaattaagattaatgctcaaacagtttataatgcttatcaacttgccttagagcatgctaggccaactattccaacccctacttcgtctagctcacaatcgtctaaaagagttgcgggcttaaaagctcttaaatcttggacggagttcagggggtctcaaggtgaaaattatgatgaaacttcacatctaaatgagcttcaagtttatttgtctcagggacttgaaaaggagaatccagacggctcttttgatcttttggaatggtggaaggcaagggaaaaacattttcctgttcttgcaaggatggctcgggatattttatcaattcaagcttcaactgttgcatcagagagcgctttcagtcaagcaagactgcaaataggtgatcatagagcgtctatgagggatagcttggaaaaatcagtattgtttagagattggatccgctcggaaagaagaaactttggaattgcagaagcacaaccggcgatagatgaagcttatgaagaaatgatagcggaacttgcggaggattcggcttcgcccggaagtggtgatgaacaagcttcttttccaccaccaccaacgcaacctcctccgaaccttgaaggatttatgagatttgttagagataatacatagaataatatgtaacttgtattttggcacatcttccttagttttttttccttctaatggtggtattagtaccttgttgtgctcattccattgggggaaggatgactaagaaagatatgccatttttggtaataaaatttattgcttctacccatgagcttcttttcgcaatatttctttgtctatacttagaattatttataagctacaatatatacataatatacaatatatatactacaagaaaatatataagagaatatatatacataagatacaatataatatactacaagaaaatatattatgcgaaaatatatacataatatacaatatatatactacaagaaaatataaaagagaatatatatacataagatacaatataatatactacaagacaatatattatgcgaatatatatatacataagaaaatatataagagaatatatatacataagatacaatataatatactacaagaaaatatattatgcgaaaatatatacataatatacaatatatatactacaagaaaatat
This region includes:
- the LOC138876559 gene encoding zinc finger BED domain-containing protein RICESLEEPER 4-like, which gives rise to MFLCGIQWGGTGELNCQGDKEGRKIVILQGLEKENPDGSFDLLEWWKAREKHFPVLARMARDILSIQASTVASESAFSQARLQIGDHRASMRDSLEKSVLFRDWIRSERRNFGIAEAQPAIDEAYEEMIAELAEDSASPGSGDEQASFPPPPTQPPPNLEGFMRFVRDNT